From the Anopheles merus strain MAF chromosome 2L, AmerM5.1, whole genome shotgun sequence genome, the window TGATTTCTTCCGTGCTAAAATCGTCTGATTCTTCTtcactttcttcttcttcaatttccatttgagattctattttctttttttccaaacTCTTTTCAACATTCTTGCACATTCTTTTCATAGTTTTATCCtgatattcaatttttgttGTTAGATTAGCTACTGTTTGTGTAAGCAAAACTATCATTTTTTCTAGAGATTCATTCTTTTTCTTGAGTTCTTCAATTTGGGTGTCTTTTTCATctactgtgtgtgtctgttgtgcGTATGTGATGCGGTTTTGAATGGGACTACAATTTGTGGATTAGGTAACATTAAGCAGACCTTTACGTGCCTCACCGTAAGAACAGTTGTTGTCGATCTTGTACTTGATGACCTGTTCTACTTGAATGTAGCGTGGACAGGTACGAGACGTGGTGCTGTGGTTGTCCTTGCAGTTGATGCACACGGGATCTACGGTGCTCTCTCCATGCGCAGGGGTACCACACTTAGTGCAGGTAGACGACAGTTTACAGTGAATCGGTGTATGTCCAAACTGTCCACACTTAAAACACTGCATTGGTTTCGGGTAATAGGCTCTTGTTTTCACTTGTAAAGCACCAAGGCGAATAAACTCCGGAATGGAGGTAGCATTGATTCGGAACAGAAAAATGTTTGTTGGCACAATTTCACCATTCACTTTACGCGTAAAATGCCGAACATTCAATACTTTTTGGTCACTCAAGTTCTCAAGAATATCTTCATCACTTAATCCTTTTCGATCCGGCGCAAAAATAACACACTGAACACTATTGAGGGTCATATGAGGAGCAACTTTCACGAGGGTTCCATCGATtaactttttaattttttgtagcTTCTCGAAGTGGCTTTGGTTCCTAGTTTTCAACAAAAGCTTCTTTCCACTGTCGTATTACGGCCAAACTCACTAAGATCACTGCCAACGGCGTCCTTGATGGTTTTACCGACGATGAACGGGTTTACGGGCAAGGCAGAATCATTTGCCATTTGAAGGACCAAATACTTTAATTCACCATTTTCATTGTCTTTGTCTTTGTTGTTCATTGTCACTCTACTCACAGAATCATCACACCAACAAACACTTCACTGTGATACAGATATTATCCCTAACCACGTAAAACCAGTCCTGATAAGGACTGTATTGAACGGCTAACAGTAACACATCACAGCAAGGTCGCACACGAAGCAAAGAGGAAAAATACCGGGTAACAAATCACAGACTACAGAGCACGAGGTATAAGAAATACGATCGCACACTTCAGCTGTCACAAGTCGAATGTGCGAGGCGTACTGAGACTGAAAAAATGACTGACTCAAGAATGAATGACTGaagaatgttgttgttgtttgaatagtttgcgctacaagatagctcaaccagccgttctaccgataaggtagccgtaatcgatcatgcgggagGGGGAGGAGATGATGAGGGGGGCGCGTTCGCGTGCACGCGTTCGGGGGTgcatgctcgcgggcgcgctTTTGTGAGTGCGTGcacgcgtgcgcgcgtacatTCTAGTGAAGGGTAACCGGAATCACACCCACGGCTCGAAATCGCTTCCGAGCATTGCTACTCCTGCTTCGATTCCGAATAATTCAAACCGTCGATTCcgcccggagccgtcggagccgtccggagccgctagtcggcagctgaagccgtcggagccgttggagccgtcggagccgttggagccgtccggagccggtCGAGGACGTCGTAGCAGTTGGAGCCGACGGAGCCGGTTGGAGCCGTTGGGTCCGTCGGTGTCGTCGAAGCCGACGGAGCCagttggagccgtcggagtcGTTGTAATAGTCGGAAGTATTCTGAAGCGCTTTAATTTCCCGATATCAgggataatttaattttacaaaacaagtcaagagtaaaaaaagagtcttcttcatttattgctctgaagttttttttgattttttaaccATCAATAAAGTCAATAACAATTGTTTGCttcgtatatatatatatatatatatatatatatatatatatatatatatatatatatatatatatatatatatatatatatatatatatatatatttatatacagTGAATcttctcttatttgagaggcgatgggactgtcgaataagaggggttttcaaattacagaggtttaaagtgaatgaaaggtccatacaaacaagaaagagacagaacatttagtatgcagccttaactgttgctataggaaactgcgaacagaatcgctaatttgagcatacatctttcaataaccatggcaacaccatattcaaataagagggacacagatttcagaggtgtTCCAAATtggagaaacaaaaatgtactggaaatcaagggactgtgcaaaatgttcaaataagagaggtttttcaaattggagaggtgtcaaataagagagggttcactgtatatatatatataaatatatatataattaattatatatatataataatatataatatatatatatatatatatatatatatatatatatatatatatatatatatatatatattatttatttatttatatatatataattaattatatatatatatatattatatatatatatatatatatatatatatatattatatatatatatatatatatatatatatatatatatatatacatatatatacatatatcttttatatatatgtatccggagccggtctcatggtacagtcgtcaactcgtacgacttaataacatgcccgtcatgggttcaagccccaaatagaccgtgccgccatacgtaggactgactatcctgctatggggggaaatcaataagtcactgaaagccaaccccacaagtgggttggtaggccttgaccggcatcggttgttgagccaaagaagaagaagaatatatatatatatatatatatatatatatatatatatatatatatatatatatatatatatatatatatatatatatatatatatatatatatatatatatatatatatatatatatatatatataggaaaaaatatgaatcaaaCTAGGAGATCAAAGAGCTATCCCTGATATCgctaatccgccactgtcatgaacaccttcctttctttgaccgatggatcattacattccggaagaaaacacatttggcgaaagtgttgcacacacacgcacactaacaCCGATGCgctgacggctcagcatatctgtatAATCTActacatacgaaagcaaaagtataacaaagttatgcttaatgcttaacatgTTCAGTTTTATGGCAGGCCCcggggactgccagtgaactttccagtataccggtttcacaatcagcttgcgttctagatgccggcggaacggaaagttgatgaaaatcagcgccgggctgaacgtgttaatgcgaatcaGGGTTCTACGCGTTCTCAGCAAACCCttcagcgtgagctagcgactccgtagtcatttttacattgcaccGTTttaactcattgcgcttttttggtttgatttgtgaaaatgcaacttcatcgccgcaatgtttgttagcGGCTTTTTTAGgtgccacaacagctcgcgagcattgaccacacgcgagaaagagatagcgctatggagggaaaaagcaggCGCACGGACAGTGATTGGCCGTCTggtgcaccaacacatccaaaccttcgacagcgcgctcaggcgaggggtatgaggcggagccagggacgggtagctcgacgagctgcttgacaaatttgctgttcgagagaaaaagaaggcatgataaaattctccgaatgccatgatttcttccgtcgctttgcacagcggggaGTAGCGCGTGAGTTGCCACGCattcataaaaatattataaaaagcGCAACATAACGATTACACTTTCTCTTGCACTTTGGAAATTCAAGTTCAATATTCAGTCCACGCAAAATTATATCCGAAACTTCCGTTTTTGTTCAATACTTTAtactataataataataatataatgtaACAGCTTAAAGCAGcagttaaaaatttaaatacagttaaaatttaaataaaactgaGAAGttgaaataagtaaaataaacaactttattttacttttaaaacttacaatttttaatactattttaattttttctaacaacttttttaattttaataggTTGCTACCAGTATATGCGTTCATTATCATTTACCAAGCAACATGGTATAAGCGTATGAAGCAGGGACCATTGGAGTATAAATTTAACGATTACTGCTTAGAGCATTGGTGgacaaatttattatttataaataattatattcAACCGACCAAACCCGTaagtaaattattattatcatctaTTGCATGGGTCTATCATCTTCCAAACTGCGGAAACTGCGGTCTCCAAACCACGATGACTTTGTAaaggttaaaataaatattataatattttgacttaaaaatatttttttactttccttAAAAGAAAATCAAGCCTTCATAATACGAAGCTGTACAAGTCTCGTTAGTATTTTGTTATAAAACGAGATTTAAACATTTACCCATCAGTTAAATGCAATCTTAAATGGCTCTCAACATAGTTATTTTCAACGCAATGCGGCCCTCGAGCTGAAAAAATTGGACACTCTTTATTTATTGATACCGTTATTATTCATATATTTTATAACCCATTGATCAGTGCCTTCAGTTCAGTTGGTATTTGGGTGCAGATTTTCAGTTGTTCCTGATTGGATCGGTTTTACTTATGGCAGTGTGGAAGTATCCTCTCATTAAGAATCCTTTGATAAGTTTGATGATTTTGGCTGCATTATCAACTCCGGCTTACGTGATCTATAATACATCAACCGATGCAACCATGAATTTTGACATGAGGTACGTAGTAAGAAAACTACAATACTTACACTACAaactttatttgtttaaagaTATTACTTACTGTACGAAATAATGTTCGTTTATATTTCAGGCATGCATTAGCTGAGCTTCGTACCTATgatcattttttaaaatattacttgccatcacacacaaacattagTAGTTATTTTTTTGGAATAATTGCCGCAATGATGTACATGAAATTTAATAGAAGCGATTCACAGCacataattaaacaattactTCAAAAACTGCTAACCTTCTCGTTGGTAATATTATTTAGTTTGAATATTTCTACAACTTTCCTACCATTTGTTAACATtgataacaaaaaatctaTCTTTAATGCGATCTTTGGTAGCCTCCTGAAATGTTCGTGGGGCTGTAGTTACAgtatattatttttagtttttgaaCTGAAAAGTAAATCAAGGTTGATAAATGTATTATCTCAtaatttaatgcattttttagcTAAAATAAGCTATTGTGTGTACATAGTGCAATACTCAGTTATATACGGACTTTACACCAATTTCCATGTTCCTATGATTTACGGAGGATTCAATATGGTAAGATAATTCGGGTTTAAATTatgtagggtaactgtaccagttttcggcagtgcaTCTATTATCGGCAGGGTAACTAATAACGTGAAATTATGCATAAACCAGGTAACATTTGACCCaaaactagttaatttggcctaGTTGCAGGATTTCGCAACAGAATCTTAGACGTGTATACTGACTGCAAGGCACATTTAAAGGTTTTCATACACATTTAGATACATAATTCTGTTCTCTTTTGATGTCTTTTTACTAATACTCTATATGACCGTGTTGCTATCTTGGCACAGGTTGCTATCCAATTCTTATCCCGGTTCATAGCCcattcatatttttgttttatctacAATATGTGGTAAATGTTACTGTTTCCATTACATTAGCAACCATGGTCCACTTTTTTCTCAGTATGTTTGACTATCGGCTGGACTcttggtacagtcgtcaactcgtacgacttaacaacatgtcaaAAAGTTCCAATTACGTATCCAAGTACGTATAACTGACCATTATCCTGTTATGGGTTATCAAAAAGTTATTGAAACCCAATCCCCgatgtggtacaggcaggtcatgaccgacaacggttgttgtggcaaagaagaagatgtttgaCTACTCCGCTATCATTGACCATTTTTACAATCACATACGACAtacaaaaatttaatttagtcGTTCTTTTTTacagagactttgagccaattggccACATTCGCCTCTTTTAATTCCATTTGTGGTTTGCAAATTATCTTATAACGGGTAGTCTCGGTTTACTTAAAGCTATCCGTTGATTTTATTATCTGTTAAAATTGTGGCTTTGGTTAGAGTTGTTTAAAAAAGTTAGTAATATGAaggaattttaaaagtttacACTGGCAATCGCTGTCTGGTGAGAGGATGGTGTCGATGCTGTGGTCCAATTTGCAGGTGATGCGTTCTGCTGTATAACCATGGCATTCGGTTAAGATGTGACGTATGGTAATGTCTACGCCACAGAAAATTTAGTCGTTCTGGAATAGCTACTTCATATGATATATGGATCACATGTTCATATGATATATGGATCCGAGTCTCCCATCCACAGGGCTCACTGTCGCGACTTATTATTGACACGTCCCCACCTTCTGCAAGATTGTTTGAGCTCCAAGCAACCATGTATGTCCATGAGTGCCAGATGCTAATGAAAACAATTAAAGTAACTTCATTCAACTTTCTTGCGTTATCATTTTCCGATATATAAAAGAACCCCTGACCTAGGAATATCCTTATTCCGTGTATGTTATTGTCCCATTACTTTTCCCTATAGGAGTTGCTGTTCATTTCAGGTTTTTACTTCAGTTTAGTTATTATGCCACTGCTGAACCAAAAGATAATTTTCCCGAAAGATATACTTTCAATGgatgaataaatattaaaattcatttattcaatttttgctttttttcaacTGTTTAACACAACTCGTACAAAGCCTTATCCACCCATCTGCGTATGGAGGTCCAACCCATGGGAAATATAAACCCGTTATATGCATGTTTTTAAGATCTTCATTTGGACCTAGTTTTTCAGCTCCAATGAGTTCACTATTTTAGATTGTACAAGAATTTTCGGATTAGTCTATaatgaaaaattgtatttGTTCAACGTTCATAGTGTACGATTTTGCAATCCTTCCAAGCGAGCGTTTTATTTCACTTGGATGATAGTTCAAAGCaagtatttatttgttttactttttgttaaaaaatttTGTGCTACACAACACTACTACGCATGATCAAATGGATGGAACGGGGTATAATCTCTACCACAGAATTATTTAGATTAACTTGGAATAATTTGATAATTGTTGATACACTTACAACACGTTGGTAGAAGAAAACTATGATGCCTTTCGATTTGAATACATACCTCAATGATTCAATAAATCTACCATTGCTTGTTACCTCGAAGACAGGCATCCTCTTGTAATGTGATCGAACGTACGCGGGGCCGTCGAGTACTATGTTTGCAGGgagtcagtttttactgatatGAATCGAGGTGGAGCGAACTGTTCAAACCAGACTGATTGAACCCGGCATTttatcgtccaggcgatcatggaAACCCCGAAGGGGTGTACAAattgtgttgctgttttgttctGTGGCAattacttgttttttgttttgtattttactAGGTGAGGTGTGTCTAtgtggttttaatttacaatgtGTCTGGAAGTGTGCGAGGTGTTTTTGTCGCTGGGTGCTTATGCTGCAGTTTTGATGTATTGCGCCAAAAGGTTTCAAATGGGTGTCTTCGTTACCGCGCTTGCACGTTGCTATGTGTTCTCGGTGACGATTGCTTTTGCTTATGTTGcctgtttcggttgtttttgcatGGACTGTGTGGCCTGAACTCTTCGGGTTTGTTGCCCTggtctgatttgctgaatgtgttataaatGTTTTACAATAGTGTGATTTGTTAccatgtgtctatagctgatagtgtgtattataatatgttctgtatagcagatatgctacaccctTTATGAAATAAAACCATCCAAGCACCCATATTTGGTTAGCAACACTGTTCTATAGTGAGTAACTTTTTCGTACACAGAGTTTCTATAGTGAACGAGCGTCACCTACGAGCGTAACGTGAGCGTAACCTGAGCGTCACCTCTTACTTAGTTTTGTTTAGGGAGACTAGCTAATAATTATTAGCTAATAGCTAATTTTTGTATCACTTGATACTGTATTCAAACACTTTCACATGCAGTCCTGTTTCCTCTATCTTtatcgatattttcttttacgATCGAGCACATCGCCCTTACATGGCCTGAACAACAATTCTCCATGATGTTCGGTCCCTAGTTGCAGCATCTCAACCATGTAGATATCCGATCTCCGACAAAACTTACTTTATCTGATCCAGATTACCAACCCCTTCTTGGCGAGACATAATTTCGGTATCCTCATAACATGCCCCAGCGATCGTACCCTGTCAGCCTTCACCATCTTCAAGGTGCTCTATCCGCCGTACAGCACAGCAAACTCGTTGTTCATCCTTTTCCTCCAAACttcatgctcgaacacaccacCAAAAGTGGTCGGAAAATGCGTAGCTCAAACACGTTCAAAGCGTTTGCGTCTTCCGCTCGAATGATCCAGGACTCGTGtccatagaggaccaccggacgaatcaatgtgcgttatatctcacatttcatGCGGACtgagtcttctggatctcagcagtcgatGAAGCCCATAGTATACACGATTCCCCTGCACGGAATTTGCTACTGATGTTGTTGTTCGAAGTAACAACCATACCGAGATAGAAGAACTCCTCTACGACCTCGAGactgtcgccgtcaactaataaaCTGTTCCCCAGTTGGTCTGAGTCTGATCAATGATTGTTGATTTGCATTTGAGTCACCTGCGTTTatacgcctcacacaccttcgctgtttCTCAATAATGAAACATTAACCATTTGAAAGTTATGAAACAATTTCTTCGGCTGCATAAaaaatgacaccttccagggcgatgttgaagagcagacattagagtccgtcaccttgtCTCAGAATCTGTGTTCGTCAACAGTACCCTGAGCGTTTCGGACGATTCTGACATCAAGTTTGATACTCTTTCCTTGCACTGCACCTCGTTCATAGTGGCTTCTACCATCCGGATCAACTTCCCAAGaaagtggtaccgctgcatgataTTCTATAGCTCATACCGGGCTAAGGTTTTGTAGGCTGCCTGAAGTCGATGAATACGTCAGTCGTGGATTTGCCTCCAATAAACCCTGCTTGGTAGCTGCCGACGAAACTTGTAGCTAGGGACGCATACGTGCAGAACGTGGTCTGGGGCAGGATCTTGAAGGCAGCATTAAAGACTGTGATGGCACGAAAACTCGAGCATTGCAGCTTGTCGTctgttttttaattgaaatgtcATGGGTGAATGAAACCCAGCGTCCACTCATTTCTAGCAGTTCTTTCTGTTTCCAGATTCTTATAATTTTGAATACACCAATCATTTCGAGGGTAAGCCTCACCGGCCCTGTATTGAAGAGCTTGGCCTCTAGCTCATCACTGCCAGCAGACTTATTGTTTTTAAACTGCTTGATAGATGGCGAAGTTACCTTGTCGTCTGTACAGTTACTGTTGCTGGTGTTATTGATGTTTCCCATTCAAACAATCGGAATTTCGATTCGAGCGAAATTCGCAATTCGGTTTCAAAAATGTGTTTCTATCATTTTATATTTGGCGTACCGTCCTATGCGAACATGCCGGTCTATAAGACTTTCGAGACTGAattcaatccttgctacggggggacggtccattctaagcttgaacccatgacgagtatgttattgagtcgttcgagttgatgatTGTACCACGGGATCGCCCCATCGTGTTCTATCGTGTTACAGGTTCTTTTTCAAGACTGATACCATCCTAAACCTTTTTTTGATTTATCTGATTAACAACATTTAGAAATCAACTTATCTGGATATCTGAAGATGTTAtcacattttaaatttattttacatcacactaattaaaattaatcgtAATGTGGTAGCAAATCCCATTGACAGAACTGATTGTCCTCCTTTGCACAAACTACCATCAATAAGTTCAACCTGGTACTGAATTTTACTTACTTTCCGTTCCGCCTACATTAACTGAATTTAAGTTGAATTTAACCAAATATACACGAAGCAAATGGGGCGTTCCCGTGGTAtattcgtcaactcgaacgactcaataacacgcccgcaatgggttcaagcccggaacggaccgtccccccgtagtaAGGACTGACTATGCGGCTATGtgttgtgtccgcacaaaacAACATGAGAGCcggtggtgtacggcacaaacagaatatgtgATTTATTCTACTCTTTGGTAtggtaataaataaacacgtatataaataataacgcatacacacacacgcaatgcGGGGAGAGGACGACTTGTCCTgctcgcgccgcgatcctcactgaggacgtcacaggatgacagTCCTGCTATCAACAGTtctcaggatgaggcagcggtctgtccacaacacTATGTGGTATTGAATAAAGTCTTGAAA encodes:
- the LOC121592012 gene encoding O-acyltransferase like protein-like isoform X5, which produces METHITFGECFFVFISLLLILTTSFATWKELNNSATDSIIIKSFSVRRNLQCLLVASKPNSLPYLEGLRALGTLIILIVHSQLPIIRMPVWNTEDLESQANHVMFPLINSANTHMIQFFFTLGGMVFGISCLSHFERFPEFKIMYFLIKILRRLIRLLPVYAFIIIYQATWYKRMKQGPLEYKFNDYCLEHWWTNLLFINNYIQPTKPCLQFSWYLGADFQLFLIGSVLLMAVWKYPLIKNPLISLMILAALSTPAYVIYNTSTDATMNFDMRHALAELRTYDHFLKYYLPSHTNISSYFFGIIAAMMYMKFNRSDSQHIIKQLLQKLLTFSLVILFSLNISTTFLPFVNIDNKKSIFNAIFGSLLKCSWGCSYSILFLVFELKSKSRLINVLSHNLMHFLAKISYCVYIVQYSVIYGLYTNFHVPMIYGGFNMLLLTSAIILLTLICAMFLYLAIEAPIVQIGNKYITLLSANNSSSKNVIEIKPIKQL